One cyanobiont of Ornithocercus magnificus DNA segment encodes these proteins:
- a CDS encoding dihydroorotase — MALTQLLDPVRILQGPEESARDGAALLSSGRLQAFDQEARRQASAQGLTAQVMPNALLAPCLVDPHSILDRPVGGQIETLESLRQVAATAGFGQVALLPRGKSWRDQPERLQGFNASDSDVIIHLWGSFSRGGKGLELAAHADQLEAGAIGLAEDDHLPPILLVQRGLLLGELGRAPLLLAPRDREIQGDGLAREGVETLRAGWQLDPKTSETLPLSQLLELQRNYPSCALCLMNLSTAEGVSRLRDARVRPMATVSWWHLVGDSSHLCLTDNGWTVTPSLGCAQDRRALIQALEEGLLTAIAVNSIPLSEEDTLLPPGQRPSGLAGHHLVLAYLWGALVRGKGWPVEQLWQVLSFGPSRLLGCREERLETNSRRWLLFDPDVVWRPKRGCEGVSLAANQPLVNRKLTGRVVACGLRS; from the coding sequence ATGGCTTTGACTCAACTGCTAGATCCAGTCCGTATTTTACAAGGGCCAGAGGAAAGCGCAAGAGATGGTGCAGCACTACTCTCATCTGGTCGTCTTCAGGCATTTGACCAAGAGGCACGGAGACAAGCATCGGCACAAGGTCTTACAGCGCAGGTCATGCCGAACGCACTGCTTGCTCCTTGCTTGGTCGACCCGCATTCTATTCTGGACAGACCCGTTGGCGGGCAGATCGAAACTCTAGAGAGCTTGAGGCAAGTTGCGGCAACTGCTGGCTTTGGCCAAGTAGCTCTGCTACCCCGCGGCAAGTCTTGGCGAGATCAGCCGGAACGCCTGCAAGGATTTAACGCCTCGGATAGCGATGTCATAATCCACTTGTGGGGCAGCTTTAGTCGCGGTGGAAAAGGCCTTGAGCTAGCGGCCCACGCTGATCAGCTAGAAGCAGGAGCCATTGGTCTTGCAGAAGATGATCATCTTCCACCAATTCTGTTGGTCCAGCGCGGCCTACTCCTAGGTGAGCTTGGTAGAGCTCCCCTACTACTTGCCCCACGTGATAGAGAGATTCAGGGTGACGGCCTAGCTCGCGAGGGAGTAGAAACCCTAAGAGCTGGCTGGCAATTAGACCCTAAGACTAGCGAGACACTTCCGCTCAGTCAACTATTGGAGCTGCAGCGAAACTATCCCTCGTGTGCACTATGTCTAATGAATCTGTCAACTGCCGAGGGCGTGAGTCGTTTACGAGATGCTAGGGTTCGACCGATGGCGACAGTTAGCTGGTGGCATCTTGTAGGTGACTCTAGCCATTTATGCCTAACAGACAATGGTTGGACCGTTACCCCTTCTCTTGGCTGTGCTCAGGATCGTAGGGCTTTGATCCAAGCACTTGAAGAGGGATTGCTAACAGCCATAGCGGTAAATTCTATCCCTCTTAGCGAAGAGGATACATTGCTACCACCTGGTCAGCGGCCATCTGGTCTTGCTGGTCATCACCTAGTCCTTGCTTACCTTTGGGGAGCCTTGGTCCGTGGCAAGGGCTGGCCTGTGGAACAGCTGTGGCAAGTACTCAGTTTTGGCCCTTCTAGGTTGCTTGGCTGCCGGGAAGAGCGTCTCGAGACCAACAGCCGACGTTGGCTATTGTTTGATCCAGACGTCGTCTGGAGACCAAAGCGAGGCTGTGAAGGTGTTAGCCTTGCCGCAAACCAGCCTTTGGTAAATCGTAAGCTGACGGGCCGAGTCGTGGCGTGTGGTTTAAGGAGCTGA
- a CDS encoding signal peptidase I has protein sequence MGLYLGIRELVAEARYIPSGSMLPGLQIHDRLVIEKLSFRNRSPRRGEIVVFNSPYAFDPVLRSPAGASPLRCTIVNFPLLNLVPGLNDAACDAYIKRVVAVDGDHVTVSPRGEVNVNGRPVNEPYVARYCYLDIQQSITPCRTLNATVPKGYVLVLGDNRANSWDSRSWPGGPFLPKKEIFGRAVFRFWPPNRIGPLSSLNHTPRLGPSAYDLPKAGLRQG, from the coding sequence ATGGGCCTCTATCTAGGCATACGGGAGCTAGTAGCGGAAGCTCGCTATATCCCTTCGGGATCTATGCTGCCTGGTCTCCAAATACATGATCGACTAGTAATTGAGAAACTCAGCTTCCGCAATCGGTCTCCACGACGTGGGGAGATCGTAGTTTTTAATTCTCCCTATGCCTTCGACCCGGTTCTACGCTCTCCCGCGGGTGCATCACCACTTCGTTGCACTATCGTCAACTTCCCACTCCTCAATTTAGTTCCAGGCCTTAATGATGCTGCCTGTGATGCCTATATCAAACGAGTAGTCGCTGTCGATGGCGATCATGTGACAGTCAGTCCACGTGGTGAGGTAAATGTTAATGGCAGGCCAGTAAATGAACCATATGTGGCACGTTATTGCTACTTAGATATACAACAGAGCATAACTCCTTGTCGCACACTTAATGCAACCGTACCTAAAGGTTACGTGTTGGTTCTTGGTGACAACCGAGCCAACAGTTGGGACAGTCGATCCTGGCCTGGCGGGCCTTTCTTGCCAAAGAAAGAGATATTTGGGCGTGCCGTGTTTCGATTTTGGCCTCCTAACCGGATCGGACCACTCAGCTCCTTAAACCACACGCCACGACTCGGCCCGTCAGCTTACGATTTACCAAAGGCTGGTTTGCGGCAAGGCTAA
- a CDS encoding (2Fe-2S)-binding protein — protein MPTIQFEREERQVACAEGANLRSTCLYSGVNPYKGLSNVNNCGGVGQCGSCVVEVIDGEANLSPRSEMEAVYLADRKANYRLACRTSVNGNVTIRTRPEGGVGKGSNGTVGAIRSLLRR, from the coding sequence GTGCCCACTATCCAATTTGAGCGGGAAGAGCGGCAGGTCGCTTGCGCCGAGGGCGCTAACCTCCGCAGCACCTGTCTCTATTCAGGAGTTAATCCCTATAAGGGTCTCAGCAATGTCAACAACTGTGGTGGCGTCGGTCAATGTGGTTCTTGCGTTGTTGAGGTTATCGACGGCGAGGCTAACTTGTCTCCTCGATCAGAGATGGAAGCAGTTTACTTAGCTGATCGCAAGGCTAACTACCGGCTAGCCTGTCGCACTAGCGTTAACGGAAACGTTACTATCCGGACTCGACCAGAGGGCGGTGTTGGCAAGGGATCTAATGGCACAGTTGGTGCAATCCGCTCACTATTGCGCCGCTAA
- a CDS encoding inorganic pyrophosphatase produces MDLRPLPPSPSPGLVNLVVEIPAGSRNKYEYSAKAGIMALDRVLHSSVRYPFDYGFVPNTLADDGSPLDAMVIMGEPTFAGCLILARPIGVLDMHDSGFYDGKLLCVPVADQHQHSVLSIRQIASGQLEDVAEFFRTYKSLEGRVTVIDGWRDSDAVQPLLERCINAATEVDL; encoded by the coding sequence ATGGATCTCAGACCGCTTCCACCATCTCCATCACCAGGGCTCGTGAATCTGGTCGTAGAGATTCCCGCCGGCAGTCGCAATAAGTATGAATACTCTGCCAAAGCTGGGATTATGGCCCTTGATAGGGTCTTGCACTCTTCCGTCCGCTACCCATTCGATTACGGATTTGTGCCAAACACACTGGCTGACGATGGTTCTCCCCTGGACGCCATGGTGATTATGGGTGAGCCGACCTTCGCTGGATGCTTGATCCTGGCACGACCAATCGGAGTACTGGATATGCATGACAGCGGTTTCTACGATGGCAAGCTTCTCTGTGTTCCGGTTGCCGATCAACATCAGCACTCGGTTCTCAGCATCAGGCAGATTGCTTCAGGACAGCTAGAAGATGTTGCTGAGTTTTTCCGTACCTACAAGAGTCTTGAAGGTAGAGTCACCGTAATTGATGGTTGGCGTGACTCTGACGCTGTGCAGCCCCTGCTGGAACGCTGCATCAATGCAGCCACAGAGGTAGACCTTTGA
- a CDS encoding proline--tRNA ligase: MRASRLMLVTLRNVPAEAEIISHQLLVRGGFIRRISGGIHAYLPLMWRVLRRITSIIRDELNTAGALETLLPQLQPADLWRQSQRWQPYTAGEGIMFHLQDRQGRDLGLGPTHEEVVTSLAGELLFSYRQLPVTLYQIQTKFRDEMRPRFGLMRSREFIMKDAYSFHATKSDLCQTYEAMSCTYKRIFERCGLKSVTVEADSGAIGGAASQEFMVTANSGEDVVLTSSDGCYAANQEKAVSLPDDSIPLFVESPVTINTSGCQSIEDLCKAHGFEAGQLVKVLFLLARLYDGSQQPVLVSLRGDQELNKVKLLNALQLSCGTSVLDIIYPTREYLSSNGLESLSTCFLAPDLPDTLLEVVSGWVPRFLRLADMTASSLTCFVCSASTSGFHRVGVSWEELGGVQDAFDLRMAREGERCCHNPSQRLKAYRGIEVGHIFQLGQKYSSALEATFTTKLGRQEPYWMGCYGIGVSRLAQSAVEQHHDEDGIIWPIAIAPFEVLIVIASIQDELQRSLAERLYNQLCSADVDTLLDDRSERAGVKLKDADLIGIPWRLVVGRDAAKGYVELVRRASRDSLLIPEREAVHKLCDALRRQTRTSLSPL; this comes from the coding sequence ATGCGTGCCTCTCGCCTGATGCTGGTCACGCTTCGGAATGTTCCAGCCGAAGCAGAAATCATATCCCACCAACTACTAGTCCGTGGCGGTTTCATACGGCGAATCTCTGGTGGGATTCATGCATATCTGCCATTGATGTGGCGGGTACTACGGCGTATAACATCCATTATCCGTGATGAGCTTAATACTGCTGGTGCTCTTGAAACCTTACTGCCGCAGCTACAGCCAGCTGATCTCTGGCGGCAAAGCCAGCGCTGGCAACCTTACACTGCTGGAGAGGGCATCATGTTCCATTTGCAAGATCGGCAGGGACGTGATTTAGGCCTCGGCCCAACTCACGAAGAAGTTGTCACTAGCCTGGCGGGAGAGCTACTATTTTCTTACAGACAATTGCCAGTTACACTATACCAGATCCAGACCAAGTTTCGAGATGAGATGCGGCCACGATTTGGTTTAATGCGCAGCCGAGAATTTATTATGAAAGATGCATACTCTTTTCATGCAACCAAGAGTGATTTATGCCAAACTTATGAGGCTATGAGTTGTACCTACAAACGGATATTTGAGCGCTGTGGTTTAAAATCTGTGACAGTTGAAGCAGATAGTGGCGCAATTGGTGGTGCTGCCTCACAGGAATTTATGGTGACGGCAAACTCTGGCGAAGACGTAGTACTGACTAGCTCTGACGGCTGCTATGCAGCCAACCAAGAAAAAGCTGTCTCGCTACCTGATGATTCAATACCTCTATTTGTGGAGTCCCCGGTTACAATCAACACATCCGGCTGTCAGAGTATCGAGGACCTTTGCAAGGCACATGGCTTCGAGGCAGGGCAGCTTGTCAAAGTGCTTTTTTTGTTAGCGCGTCTTTACGATGGCTCACAACAGCCAGTACTCGTGAGCTTGAGAGGAGATCAAGAGCTGAATAAGGTAAAATTGCTAAATGCTTTGCAGCTCAGCTGCGGTACTAGTGTATTAGATATAATATATCCTACGAGGGAATATCTGTCTTCTAACGGATTAGAATCTTTATCTACTTGTTTTCTGGCTCCAGATCTACCTGACACACTGCTAGAGGTTGTCTCTGGTTGGGTGCCTAGATTTCTACGTCTTGCGGATATGACAGCATCTTCACTAACATGCTTTGTCTGCAGTGCTAGCACATCAGGATTCCATCGTGTTGGGGTTAGCTGGGAAGAATTAGGTGGTGTACAAGATGCATTTGACCTGCGCATGGCTCGCGAAGGTGAACGTTGCTGCCATAATCCTAGTCAAAGACTTAAGGCTTACCGCGGGATTGAGGTTGGTCATATTTTTCAGCTTGGGCAGAAGTATTCCTCGGCTCTAGAAGCAACTTTTACCACTAAATTAGGTCGTCAAGAACCATATTGGATGGGCTGTTACGGCATTGGAGTATCCCGCCTTGCCCAGTCAGCTGTAGAGCAGCATCATGATGAAGATGGTATTATTTGGCCTATAGCAATCGCTCCTTTTGAGGTACTTATAGTTATTGCGAGCATACAGGATGAACTACAACGGAGTCTAGCGGAGCGTTTATACAACCAGCTTTGCTCCGCTGATGTAGACACCCTCCTTGACGACCGTTCTGAACGTGCAGGTGTAAAGCTCAAGGATGCTGACCTAATAGGTATTCCCTGGCGATTAGTAGTTGGCCGAGATGCAGCAAAGGGATATGTCGAATTGGTTAGGCGCGCATCACGTGATAGTCTCTTGATTCCAGAGAGAGAAGCGGTGCACAAACTATGTGATGCACTTAGAAGGCAGACAAGGACTTCCCTTAGTCCCCTTTAA
- a CDS encoding photosystem II protein Psb27 translates to MHLEGRQGLPLVPFKVLHNSRFGPMLIVFQQLFRLLTRAGLIFAMSISLLLTACGGTQGTSSDARLSGNYVEDTVQVTKLLQATISMPQEAEGHVEAEIEARALINDYMSRYRPRREVNGLASFTTMQTALNSLAGHYATYTNRPLPDALQERISKELAKAERSVMRGG, encoded by the coding sequence ATGCACTTAGAAGGCAGACAAGGACTTCCCTTAGTCCCCTTTAAAGTCCTGCACAACAGCAGATTCGGACCTATGCTCATTGTGTTCCAACAGCTGTTCCGGCTTTTAACCCGGGCGGGACTAATCTTTGCTATGTCAATTTCCTTGCTGCTCACTGCTTGTGGTGGGACACAAGGTACATCTAGTGATGCTCGCCTCAGTGGCAACTATGTCGAGGACACAGTCCAAGTAACAAAGCTTCTCCAGGCTACGATCTCGATGCCACAAGAGGCCGAAGGTCATGTTGAGGCCGAGATAGAAGCGCGGGCACTGATTAATGACTATATGTCTCGCTACCGGCCCCGGCGTGAAGTGAACGGTCTAGCTTCGTTTACTACTATGCAGACTGCACTAAACTCACTTGCGGGGCACTACGCCACATACACTAATCGACCGTTGCCTGATGCTTTGCAAGAACGCATTTCTAAGGAACTCGCGAAAGCCGAACGTTCAGTAATGAGAGGTGGCTAG
- a CDS encoding adenylosuccinate synthase produces MSLANVVVIGAQWGDEGKGKITDLLSRSADVVVRYQGGVNAGHTIVVDERVLKLHLIPSGILYPDKVCLIGSGTVVDPRVMLGELNMLVENGIDIKGLQLASTAHVTMPYHRLLDQAMEQQRGDWRIGTTGRGIGPTYADKAQRSGIRVIDLLEPQRLRNCLQGPLEEKNRLLKQIYDVDPLDPEQVFQEYLRYGELLEPHIVDCTRSIHEAARNRQNILFEGAQGTLLDLDHGTYPYVTSSNPVSGGACIGAGVGPTLIDRVIGVAKAYTTRVGEGPFPTELSGNLNDQLCDRGGEFGTTTGRRRRCGWFDGVIGRYAVQVNGLDCLAITKLDVLDELDEICICVAYDLDGKRIEHFPNSAESFARCQPVFKTLPGWRCSTADCRRLEDLPETAMDYLCFLADLMEVPIAIVSLGAHREQTIVVEDPIHGPKRALLSS; encoded by the coding sequence GTGTCTTTGGCCAACGTTGTCGTCATCGGAGCGCAGTGGGGTGACGAAGGTAAAGGAAAAATCACTGACCTCTTAAGCCGCTCTGCCGATGTCGTGGTCCGCTATCAAGGTGGTGTTAACGCTGGGCATACCATTGTCGTCGACGAACGTGTTCTTAAACTGCACCTTATCCCTTCTGGAATTCTCTATCCCGACAAAGTCTGCTTAATTGGGTCTGGAACTGTGGTTGATCCCCGAGTAATGCTTGGTGAGCTAAATATGCTCGTTGAGAATGGTATTGATATCAAGGGCTTACAACTAGCTTCGACCGCTCATGTGACGATGCCATACCATCGATTGCTTGACCAGGCGATGGAGCAGCAACGAGGAGACTGGCGCATCGGCACCACTGGTCGTGGTATTGGGCCAACCTATGCTGACAAAGCGCAACGTAGCGGAATAAGAGTAATCGACCTTCTTGAGCCTCAGCGACTGCGCAATTGTTTACAAGGTCCCCTAGAGGAAAAGAACCGTCTTCTGAAGCAGATATATGATGTTGATCCACTTGATCCTGAACAAGTATTTCAAGAATATCTCCGCTATGGTGAACTCCTCGAACCTCACATAGTCGACTGCACTCGCTCAATCCATGAAGCAGCTCGCAACCGCCAAAACATCTTATTTGAGGGAGCCCAGGGAACTCTACTAGATCTTGACCACGGCACCTACCCCTATGTAACGTCTTCTAATCCAGTCTCTGGAGGAGCATGCATTGGTGCTGGGGTTGGTCCAACACTAATCGATCGGGTAATTGGCGTAGCCAAAGCCTACACCACACGCGTTGGCGAAGGACCTTTTCCAACTGAGCTCTCTGGAAACTTAAATGATCAGCTTTGTGATCGTGGCGGCGAATTCGGCACTACCACTGGACGCCGCCGCCGATGTGGTTGGTTCGATGGAGTAATAGGGCGCTATGCTGTCCAAGTGAATGGCCTCGACTGTTTAGCCATCACCAAATTGGATGTTCTCGACGAACTCGATGAGATTTGCATCTGCGTAGCATATGATTTAGATGGAAAACGAATAGAGCATTTCCCAAATAGTGCTGAGAGTTTTGCCCGCTGCCAACCAGTGTTCAAGACTTTGCCAGGGTGGCGCTGCTCAACAGCAGATTGTCGCAGGCTCGAGGACCTACCAGAGACTGCCATGGACTATCTATGCTTTCTGGCAGATTTGATGGAAGTCCCAATCGCTATAGTCTCTCTGGGTGCTCACCGTGAGCAAACCATTGTTGTTGAAGATCCGATTCATGGTCCCAAACGTGCTTTACTAAGCTCTTAA
- a CDS encoding adenosine kinase, which produces MAIQTQLSSSPVDVVGIGNAIVDILVQVQDYFLERHGLVKGTMTLVDQERVEAIQNDCDGTGIRTSGGSAANTLAGLAQLGSQVEFVGRVRDDQLGMSFTHDIHAVGAHFNTPPIRGGAPTACCLILVTPDAQRTMCTFLGASVQLGLEDLDFSIIRQTKVLYLEGYLWDSLTARCAFLEAARTCQESGGQVALSLSDTLCVSRHREEFQDFISRSVDVLFANESEITTLYSCKDFESALLQLKREKCYAVAALTRGNKGSVVLSKEQHWDICPYILGSLVDTTGAGDLYAGGFLHGYTNGLPFEQCGHLGSLCAGQIVTHLGSRSKTSLQGLVRHHLKWES; this is translated from the coding sequence ATGGCCATCCAGACTCAACTCAGTAGTTCTCCTGTTGATGTTGTCGGCATTGGCAACGCCATTGTTGACATCTTGGTCCAGGTGCAAGACTACTTTCTCGAACGCCATGGGTTAGTAAAGGGAACTATGACTCTGGTTGATCAAGAAAGAGTCGAGGCCATTCAAAATGATTGTGATGGAACGGGTATTAGGACTTCAGGTGGTTCAGCAGCCAATACCCTGGCCGGACTAGCCCAACTAGGTAGTCAAGTTGAGTTTGTTGGTCGTGTGCGGGACGACCAACTTGGTATGAGCTTCACTCACGATATTCATGCTGTTGGAGCTCACTTCAATACTCCACCCATAAGAGGGGGGGCTCCAACAGCCTGCTGCCTAATCCTAGTAACGCCAGATGCCCAACGCACTATGTGCACCTTCCTCGGTGCCTCAGTCCAGCTAGGACTGGAGGATTTGGATTTCTCGATAATACGGCAGACAAAAGTATTGTACTTAGAGGGTTATTTATGGGATAGTCTAACAGCTAGGTGCGCTTTTTTAGAAGCTGCACGAACTTGTCAGGAATCTGGCGGTCAGGTAGCACTATCACTCTCTGATACCTTATGTGTTAGCCGACACAGAGAAGAATTCCAGGACTTTATTAGTAGATCTGTTGATGTCCTCTTCGCTAATGAAAGCGAGATTACTACCCTTTATTCTTGTAAAGACTTTGAATCTGCGCTCCTCCAATTAAAAAGAGAAAAGTGCTACGCTGTTGCAGCACTAACTCGCGGCAACAAAGGTTCAGTAGTATTATCTAAAGAGCAGCACTGGGATATTTGTCCCTATATCTTAGGCAGCTTAGTAGACACTACGGGCGCAGGAGATCTCTATGCAGGTGGCTTCCTACATGGGTATACTAATGGCCTACCATTTGAACAATGCGGCCACCTTGGCTCACTTTGCGCCGGGCAAATTGTCACTCATTTAGGCTCTCGTTCCAAAACCTCGCTCCAGGGTTTAGTACGGCACCACCTCAAGTGGGAGAGTTAA
- a CDS encoding precorrin-6A reductase translates to MQISAIDQRPVWLLAGTGEGPMLTEAMQRHGWRVHVSVVTESAARSYAHLAPEHLMTGALAGVKAVNRILARAVCNHGGYCCVVDATHPFAVIISQTLQQACNKVGQNIARFERPNEFLGNCILLRSLVEVKSKIPKGARTLLALGARQLAETIPLCQQVNAHVHARIFPNVAALRLANLSGLSPSCTAIVHPIQKSLPPGTLERALCRRWQITHVICRQSGGVIEHLWHKICQEQNIQLLLLQRPLSASKGTVIFHNAQELLDHLTCLSSHV, encoded by the coding sequence ATGCAAATTTCAGCAATTGACCAACGACCGGTTTGGCTACTCGCTGGCACTGGTGAAGGGCCCATGCTGACCGAAGCAATGCAGCGTCATGGGTGGCGGGTTCATGTCTCCGTTGTTACAGAGTCAGCAGCACGCTCCTATGCTCACTTGGCTCCCGAGCATCTCATGACCGGAGCCCTCGCTGGTGTAAAGGCAGTTAACAGAATTTTAGCTAGAGCTGTCTGTAATCATGGTGGCTATTGTTGTGTTGTGGACGCCACCCACCCCTTCGCTGTTATCATCAGCCAGACCCTACAACAGGCTTGCAATAAAGTAGGGCAAAACATAGCACGATTTGAGCGTCCTAATGAGTTCCTAGGAAACTGCATCCTGTTGCGCTCTTTGGTAGAGGTGAAATCCAAAATTCCTAAGGGAGCACGAACCTTGTTAGCTTTAGGAGCTCGGCAGCTAGCTGAGACCATTCCCCTCTGCCAACAAGTTAATGCTCATGTACATGCGAGAATTTTCCCTAATGTTGCCGCACTTCGTCTTGCCAACCTATCAGGCCTGTCGCCGAGCTGTACAGCTATAGTCCATCCAATACAAAAATCATTACCTCCTGGTACATTAGAGAGAGCTTTATGCCGCCGCTGGCAAATTACACATGTAATCTGCCGACAGTCCGGTGGGGTAATTGAACATCTTTGGCATAAAATTTGTCAGGAGCAAAATATCCAGTTGCTTTTGCTTCAGAGACCATTGTCGGCTTCTAAAGGAACTGTCATTTTCCACAATGCTCAGGAGTTACTTGACCATCTTACCTGTTTATCTAGCCATGTCTAA